One region of Rhodocaloribacter litoris genomic DNA includes:
- a CDS encoding DUF2480 family protein yields MEPIVNRVAESDIDVYNLEALWDGGEVVELDLAPFLVQGLVLREKVFRAHVAEHDWARYADRHVAVHCSADAIVPVWAYMLIATKLHGVARSVAFGRAADLIRDHFTRALEAEDWSRYEDRIVVVKGCGSKVVPVSAYLVAVQKLQAVARKLMYGEPCSSVPLWRRPAGAETPARPRATARPVIPPPGVPDRREET; encoded by the coding sequence ATCGACGTGTATAACCTGGAGGCGTTGTGGGACGGCGGGGAGGTCGTCGAACTGGACCTGGCGCCGTTCCTCGTGCAGGGGCTGGTGCTCCGGGAGAAAGTATTCCGGGCACACGTAGCGGAGCACGACTGGGCACGGTATGCGGACAGGCACGTTGCCGTCCACTGCTCGGCGGACGCCATCGTGCCGGTATGGGCCTACATGCTCATCGCCACGAAGCTGCACGGGGTGGCCCGCTCGGTCGCCTTCGGCCGGGCGGCGGACCTGATCCGCGACCACTTCACGCGGGCACTCGAAGCCGAGGACTGGTCGCGCTATGAGGATCGCATCGTGGTGGTGAAGGGATGCGGGAGCAAGGTGGTGCCGGTCAGTGCCTACCTGGTCGCGGTGCAGAAGCTCCAGGCGGTGGCCCGCAAGCTGATGTACGGCGAGCCGTGCTCGTCGGTCCCGCTATGGCGCCGGCCGGCCGGTGCGGAAACGCCGGCTCGTCCGAGGGCCACGGCCCGTCCCGTCATCCCGCCGCCGGGGGTGCCGGACCGCAGGGAAGAGACGTGA
- a CDS encoding alpha-L-fucosidase yields MHRITLWTAGLLLGLFTTACTSGERPAGEVAGEDPEARRAWFREARFGMFIHWGVYSVLGRGEWVMENERMTVEAYEELPPRFNPTGFDPAAWVRIAKEAGMRYITITAKHHDGFGMWDSAVSDYDIVDRTPYGKDVLKMLADECEKQGLRLFFYYSHLDWHHPDYYPRGKTGRHSARPDSGDFDRYLDYVNAQIAELAGGAYGKVAGFWFDGWWDQRREEGHTGSTETLVDWRLQETYDLIHRLQPQALIANNHHVMPFPGEDIQIFERDLPGRNTTGFNAAGIGRLPLETCETINHSWGYNRDDRNFKSVRELIHYLVRAAGHDANLLLNVGPTPEGTFQPEVVERLRAMGAWLRKHGETIYGTRGGPMAPQAWGVTTRTDRRVFVHVLQSDAPALLTLPGTAGLEVRRAVLFGTGTPVPFTDESGDVQLQLPSTRDSLDTIVVLEV; encoded by the coding sequence ATGCACAGGATCACCCTGTGGACGGCCGGGCTGTTGCTGGGGCTGTTCACGACCGCCTGCACGAGCGGGGAGCGCCCGGCCGGCGAGGTGGCCGGGGAAGACCCCGAAGCGCGACGGGCCTGGTTCCGGGAGGCACGCTTCGGGATGTTCATCCACTGGGGCGTCTACAGCGTCCTCGGCCGGGGCGAGTGGGTGATGGAGAACGAAAGGATGACGGTCGAGGCATACGAAGAGCTGCCGCCCCGGTTCAACCCGACCGGCTTCGATCCGGCCGCGTGGGTCCGTATCGCAAAAGAAGCCGGCATGCGATACATCACCATCACCGCCAAACACCACGACGGCTTCGGCATGTGGGATTCGGCCGTGAGCGACTACGACATCGTCGACCGGACGCCCTACGGAAAGGACGTGCTCAAGATGCTCGCCGATGAATGTGAAAAACAGGGGCTCAGGCTCTTCTTCTACTACTCACACCTCGACTGGCACCATCCCGACTATTACCCCCGTGGAAAGACCGGACGGCACAGTGCCCGGCCGGATAGCGGCGACTTTGACCGGTACCTCGACTATGTGAATGCGCAGATTGCCGAACTGGCCGGAGGCGCCTATGGCAAGGTCGCCGGCTTCTGGTTCGACGGCTGGTGGGACCAGCGCCGGGAAGAGGGCCACACCGGCAGCACCGAGACGCTCGTGGACTGGCGGCTGCAGGAGACGTATGACCTCATCCACCGCCTGCAACCGCAGGCGCTCATCGCCAACAACCACCACGTCATGCCTTTTCCCGGGGAGGACATCCAGATTTTCGAACGGGACCTGCCGGGCCGGAACACGACGGGCTTCAACGCCGCCGGGATCGGCCGGCTGCCCCTGGAAACCTGCGAAACGATCAATCATTCGTGGGGCTACAACCGGGACGACCGCAACTTCAAGAGCGTGAGAGAACTGATCCACTACCTCGTTCGCGCCGCCGGGCACGACGCCAACCTCCTGCTGAACGTCGGCCCGACGCCGGAGGGCACCTTCCAGCCGGAGGTCGTCGAGCGGCTGCGGGCCATGGGAGCCTGGCTGCGCAAACACGGCGAGACCATCTATGGCACGCGCGGTGGCCCGATGGCCCCGCAGGCGTGGGGCGTCACGACGCGCACGGACCGCCGCGTCTTCGTCCATGTGCTGCAATCCGATGCCCCGGCCCTGCTGACTTTGCCCGGCACCGCCGGGCTTGAGGTCCGCCGGGCCGTTCTCTTCGGCACCGGCACGCCCGTCCCGTTTACGGACGAAAGCGGTGACGTGCAGCTGCAGCTTCCGTCCACCCGCGATTCGCTGGATACGATCGTCGTGCTGGAGGTGTAG
- a CDS encoding DUF2914 domain-containing protein, whose product MSVSSRKGRLRRVLAVRGQRWLRRARRLPPARRLEAFIARHRRSMPVVFFFGGVAWDLLTLYRIDAVFDNILLFTYLVLVGALILTGALVTYGGLRETWAVRYSHWYPSAIQFFMGALFSAYVVFYGQSASLTETAFFLVLLVALLVGNEFVHRRTANLYLLLSLYFLCVFAFFTFFIPVVVKRMGYGIFLASGLLSVAVTGGMIAFFVWQRVFRRREALYATGLVTALFVLMNVFYVQNWIPPVPLALRDGGVYHYAGRQGDAFLLRYEKPPWYRFWVESDQPFRYVEGDTVYCFTAIFAPTRLKTEVYHAWAYFDPARGGWVETDRIGYELVGGRDNGYRGVTRKRRVWPGRWRVEVVTGEGRVLGRIRFDIVPAAEPVRAWEEVLYR is encoded by the coding sequence ATGAGTGTTTCCTCCCGGAAAGGTCGTCTTCGGCGGGTGCTCGCGGTGCGCGGGCAGCGCTGGCTCCGACGGGCACGGCGGTTGCCCCCGGCCCGCCGGCTGGAAGCCTTCATCGCCCGGCACCGGCGCTCCATGCCGGTGGTCTTTTTCTTTGGCGGGGTAGCCTGGGACCTGCTCACGCTCTACCGTATCGACGCCGTCTTCGACAACATCCTGCTCTTCACCTACCTCGTGCTGGTCGGGGCGCTCATCCTTACCGGTGCCCTGGTCACGTATGGCGGCTTGCGCGAAACCTGGGCGGTTCGCTACAGCCACTGGTATCCTTCCGCCATCCAGTTTTTCATGGGCGCGCTCTTCAGCGCCTACGTGGTTTTTTACGGCCAGAGCGCTTCGCTCACCGAAACCGCCTTTTTTCTCGTCCTGCTCGTGGCGCTGCTCGTCGGGAACGAGTTCGTGCACCGGCGCACGGCCAACCTCTACCTGCTGCTTTCCCTCTATTTCCTGTGCGTCTTCGCCTTCTTCACCTTCTTCATCCCCGTGGTGGTGAAGCGCATGGGCTACGGCATCTTCCTGGCCAGCGGGCTGCTCAGCGTGGCCGTGACCGGCGGGATGATCGCGTTTTTCGTCTGGCAGCGCGTCTTCCGGAGGCGCGAGGCGCTGTATGCGACGGGCCTGGTGACGGCGCTGTTCGTACTGATGAACGTGTTCTACGTGCAGAACTGGATCCCTCCGGTGCCGCTGGCCCTGCGCGACGGCGGCGTCTATCATTACGCCGGCCGCCAGGGAGACGCCTTCCTCCTGCGCTACGAAAAGCCGCCATGGTACCGTTTCTGGGTCGAATCGGATCAGCCGTTCCGGTACGTCGAGGGGGACACGGTCTATTGCTTCACCGCCATCTTCGCCCCCACGCGGCTCAAGACCGAGGTGTATCACGCCTGGGCCTACTTCGACCCGGCGCGGGGAGGGTGGGTCGAGACGGACCGCATCGGGTACGAGCTCGTCGGCGGGCGGGACAACGGCTACCGCGGCGTGACGCGCAAGCGGCGCGTGTGGCCCGGCCGGTGGCGCGTCGAGGTGGTCACCGGAGAAGGACGGGTCCTCGGGCGGATTCGCTTCGACATCGTGCCCGCCGCCGAGCCCGTACGGGCGTGGGAAGAGGTCCTGTACCGTTGA
- a CDS encoding YceI family protein: MKHRTHFLLLPVLVAVLLLAGFVNDRPKAVYKADLAHSYVGFQVRHLGVSNVKGRFKEYDVTLEMEGTDLRTLKASGTVNVNSIDTGIERRDNHLRSPDFFEVETFPTITFVSKEVRNIDGNAFELVGDLTIKDVTKEVMLEAEFLGTAKMGDSERAGFTAETTINRKDFNLTWDRLTEAGGLVVGHDVKLVLEIEAIKQ; the protein is encoded by the coding sequence ATGAAGCACCGCACACACTTCCTGCTCTTGCCGGTCCTTGTAGCCGTGCTGCTGCTGGCCGGCTTTGTGAACGACCGGCCGAAAGCCGTCTACAAGGCCGATCTCGCGCACTCCTACGTGGGGTTCCAGGTGCGTCACCTGGGCGTGAGCAACGTCAAGGGACGCTTCAAGGAATATGACGTCACCCTGGAGATGGAGGGGACGGACCTGCGCACGCTCAAGGCCAGCGGCACGGTCAACGTCAACAGCATCGACACCGGCATCGAGCGCCGGGACAACCACCTCCGCTCGCCGGACTTCTTCGAGGTGGAGACGTTCCCCACGATCACATTCGTGAGCAAGGAGGTCCGCAACATCGACGGCAACGCGTTCGAACTCGTCGGGGACCTGACGATCAAGGACGTGACGAAGGAGGTGATGCTCGAGGCCGAGTTCCTGGGCACGGCCAAGATGGGCGACTCCGAGCGGGCCGGCTTCACGGCCGAGACGACGATCAACCGCAAGGACTTCAACCTGACGTGGGACCGGCTGACGGAGGCCGGCGGCCTGGTCGTCGGGCACGACGTGAAGCTCGTGCTGGAGATCGAGGCGATCAAACAGTGA
- a CDS encoding PepSY-associated TM helix domain-containing protein — MTLRQFIGKLHLWLGLGSGLIVFIVAITGCLYVFEEELLDVFDRDVRFVEPVAAPKLPPSEAFEQVRATIGPGYGMMLISYTDPARTHQVWAWDRQDPEHWIGAYVHPYTGEVLEHFDYHDTFWSIVVHLHTTLLLPHEIGRIVVGTATLVFVVLLLSGLVLWFPANRKVLTTRKGLRSRFTITWGLSPKRLTYDLHSVIGFYLSWVVVFIALTGLVISFEWVKEGVYRLATGGEALPEEVRPMAAQPTAPEEAVGTLDAVYRELTAAYPEAHGVVVYEPLHERAAFEVQVYPDEGTFYRRIERWYDPATGAEIAEERFEEGNAGDRLLRMNYDIHTGAILGLPGRLLAFFASLLTATLPVTGFLVWFPRWRRKRRRRQREQTAKPSIRTKPASTSLPVVTVRTNGKPDPPPVPRPAVPEPHPESE, encoded by the coding sequence ATGACCCTGCGACAGTTCATCGGCAAGCTCCACCTCTGGCTCGGCCTCGGCTCGGGCCTCATCGTGTTCATCGTCGCCATCACCGGCTGCCTCTACGTCTTCGAGGAGGAGCTGCTGGATGTCTTCGACCGGGACGTGCGGTTCGTCGAGCCCGTGGCGGCCCCCAAGCTGCCGCCGAGTGAGGCCTTCGAGCAGGTACGCGCCACGATCGGCCCCGGCTACGGCATGATGCTGATCAGCTACACCGATCCGGCCCGCACCCACCAGGTCTGGGCCTGGGACAGGCAGGATCCCGAGCACTGGATCGGGGCCTACGTGCACCCCTACACCGGCGAGGTGCTGGAGCACTTCGACTACCACGACACGTTCTGGTCGATCGTCGTCCACCTGCACACGACGTTGCTGCTGCCGCACGAGATCGGGCGCATCGTCGTCGGCACGGCCACGCTGGTGTTCGTGGTGCTGCTGCTGAGCGGGCTGGTGCTGTGGTTTCCGGCCAACCGCAAGGTGCTGACCACGCGGAAGGGCCTGCGCTCGCGCTTCACGATCACCTGGGGCCTGAGCCCGAAGCGGCTCACCTACGACCTGCACAGCGTGATCGGGTTCTACCTCTCCTGGGTGGTCGTCTTCATCGCGCTGACGGGGCTGGTGATCTCGTTCGAATGGGTCAAGGAGGGCGTCTACCGCCTCGCCACCGGGGGCGAGGCGCTGCCGGAGGAGGTGCGGCCGATGGCCGCGCAGCCGACGGCACCGGAGGAGGCCGTCGGCACGCTGGACGCCGTCTACCGGGAGCTGACCGCCGCCTACCCGGAGGCCCACGGCGTGGTCGTCTACGAGCCGCTGCACGAGCGCGCCGCCTTCGAGGTGCAGGTCTACCCGGACGAGGGCACCTTCTACCGCCGCATCGAGCGCTGGTACGACCCCGCCACGGGCGCCGAAATCGCCGAGGAGCGCTTCGAGGAGGGCAACGCGGGCGACCGCTTGCTGCGGATGAACTACGACATCCACACCGGCGCCATCCTGGGCCTGCCCGGCCGCCTGCTGGCCTTCTTCGCCAGCCTGCTGACGGCCACGTTGCCGGTCACGGGCTTCCTCGTCTGGTTCCCCCGATGGCGCCGGAAACGGCGCCGCCGGCAACGGGAGCAAACGGCAAAACCTTCCATCCGTACGAAACCGGCGTCGACCTCGCTCCCGGTGGTAACGGTCCGCACGAATGGGAAACCGGACCCGCCGCCCGTGCCCCGGCCTGCCGTGCCGGAGCCGCATCCCGAAAGCGAATAG